The Synchiropus splendidus isolate RoL2022-P1 chromosome 1, RoL_Sspl_1.0, whole genome shotgun sequence genome includes a window with the following:
- the c1h18orf54 gene encoding lung adenoma susceptibility protein 2 isoform X1 has protein sequence MLHVQYKHVVAVPASMEPDGSAVEVLSPESTVTTLFSNTGHLRSTLVPHLNSTIRYNEKDYDSASAVLDAYIADFQWSCQNSESFTGSLILPETPSSTPTKLSRRTPRRQDVLKERLTATELDFLNLPVSSLHHRSNRDRHSMTTDELLAIPLDGSMPVTHTSAFIQGLSRSRVNHTARLGHRVQEGYRWKRGVDAATVQSDHSKLQPPLSVSELDPPSSLHQSQWFMGHKEEVHPTDITSLPMRYPAWLQRCKLYKQHSESNHWEGTPPSGMRRAGMGETSSWVMHPDKCDSVDMCALSQHQKTLRDLRLSLAEQIYLLATEKQCSPIKESLLRDNKLERLIDKADQVLNTLSQTSGFADTILDQGSRVVDRPVDATEPLHCYSTLREAAVAAAAPAGPRTDSGSLEEDVTRDRKQPGPLEALKQMMFRLQAVEAELQRQSPTSTVSDARPPGQKKGESKAKMKRLDEGPLLQSTLRDLNQMKLREVKPKLKPGNKEEENDPDEGHCSSLSADGFTCEGTKSELSFTPSNHRCPR, from the exons ATGTTGCATGTACAG TATAAACATGTTGTTGCTGTTCCAGCAAGCATGGAACCTGATGGATCTGCTGTTGAAGTGCTCTCTCCCGAATCAACAGTCACGACCTTGTTCTCGAACACTGGACACCTGAGGAGCACTCTGGTGCCTCACCTCAACAGTACCATCAGATACAATGAGAAG GACTATGATTCTGCTTCCGCAGTGTTGGACGCATACATTGCGGATTTTCAATGGAGTTGTCAGAACAGCGAATCTTTTACAGGTTCGTTGATTCTACCAGAAACTCCATCCTCAACCCCGACTAAACTGAGTAGGCGCACACCTAGAAGACAAGATG TTCTGAAGGAGCGGTTGACTGCCACGGAGTTGGATTTCCTGAACCTCCCTGTCAGTTCTTTGCATCACAGAAGCAACAGAGACAGACACTCAATGACGACTGATGAACTCCTTGCCATTCCTCTCGATGGCTCAATGCCGGTGACCCACACGTCTGCCTTCATTCAAG gTCTTTCTCGTTCTAGAGTCAATCACACAGCGAGATTGGGTCACAGAGTTCAAGAGGGCTACAG GTGGAAAAGAGGAGTAGACGCAGCCACAGTCCAATCAGATCATTCCAAGCTCCAA CCCCCACTCAGTGTGTCGGAGTTGGATCCACCGTCCAGTCTCCATCAGTCACAGTGGTTTATGGGTCATAAAGAGGAAGTTCACCCTACCGATATCACCAGTCTTCCCATGAGGTATCCTGCGTGGCTACAGCGCTGCAAGCTTTACAAGCAGCACTCTGAATCAAACCACTGGGAAG GAACTCCTCCGTCTGGGATGAGGAGAGCAGGGATGGGTGAAACTTCATCCTGGGTCATGCATCCGGACAAGTGTGACTCTGTTGACATGTGTGCACTG TCACAGCACCAGAAGACTCTCAGAGATTTGAGACTGAGCCTGGCTGAACAGATTTATCTGCTCGCTACTGAGAAGCAATGTTCCCCTATCAAGGAGTCACTGCTCCGAG ACAACAAACTGGAGCGTCTGATAGATAAGGCAGATCAAGTGTTGAACACTCTGTCTCAGACTTCTGGATTTGCAGACACTATTCTCGATCAAG GTAGCAGAGTTGTTGACCGCCCTGTTGACGCCACAGAGCCTCTCCATTGTTACTCCACTCT CAGGGAAGCAGCTGTAGCTGCAGCAGCCCCCGCTGGCCCTCGGACAGACTCAGGATCATTG GAGGAGGATGTAACCCGTGACCGGAAGCAGCCTGGTCCACTAGAAGCTCTCAAACAGATGATGTTTCGACTACAAGCCGTGGAGGCCGAACTTCAAAGACAGAGTCCGACATCAACTGTCAGTGATGCACGACCTCCGGGGCAGAAG aaagGTGAAAGTAAAGCTAAGATGAAGAGATTGGATGAGGGGCCTTTACTTCAGAG CACTCTACGTGACCTGAATCAAATGAAGCTGCGGGAAGTCAAGCCTAAACTGAAACCTGGTAACAAGGAGGAAGAAAATGACCCAGATGAAGGACACTGTTCTTCTCTATCTGCTGACGGATTCACATGTGAGGGAACTAAAAGTGAACTCAGCTTTACGCCAAGCAATCACCGTTGCCCCAGATGA
- the c1h18orf54 gene encoding lung adenoma susceptibility protein 2 isoform X2, with amino-acid sequence MLHVQYKHVVAVPASMEPDGSAVEVLSPESTVTTLFSNTGHLRSTLVPHLNSTIRYNEKDYDSASAVLDAYIADFQWSCQNSESFTGSLILPETPSSTPTKLSRRTPRRQDVLKERLTATELDFLNLPVSSLHHRSNRDRHSMTTDELLAIPLDGSMPVTHTSAFIQGLSRSRVNHTARLGHRVQEGYRWKRGVDAATVQSDHSKLQPPLSVSELDPPSSLHQSQWFMGHKEEVHPTDITSLPMRYPAWLQRCKLYKQHSESNHWEGTPPSGMRRAGMGETSSWVMHPDKCDSVDMCALSQHQKTLRDLRLSLAEQIYLLATEKQCSPIKESLLRDNKLERLIDKADQVLNTLSQTSGFADTILDQGSRVVDRPVDATEPLHCYSTLEAAVAAAAPAGPRTDSGSLEEDVTRDRKQPGPLEALKQMMFRLQAVEAELQRQSPTSTVSDARPPGQKKGESKAKMKRLDEGPLLQSTLRDLNQMKLREVKPKLKPGNKEEENDPDEGHCSSLSADGFTCEGTKSELSFTPSNHRCPR; translated from the exons ATGTTGCATGTACAG TATAAACATGTTGTTGCTGTTCCAGCAAGCATGGAACCTGATGGATCTGCTGTTGAAGTGCTCTCTCCCGAATCAACAGTCACGACCTTGTTCTCGAACACTGGACACCTGAGGAGCACTCTGGTGCCTCACCTCAACAGTACCATCAGATACAATGAGAAG GACTATGATTCTGCTTCCGCAGTGTTGGACGCATACATTGCGGATTTTCAATGGAGTTGTCAGAACAGCGAATCTTTTACAGGTTCGTTGATTCTACCAGAAACTCCATCCTCAACCCCGACTAAACTGAGTAGGCGCACACCTAGAAGACAAGATG TTCTGAAGGAGCGGTTGACTGCCACGGAGTTGGATTTCCTGAACCTCCCTGTCAGTTCTTTGCATCACAGAAGCAACAGAGACAGACACTCAATGACGACTGATGAACTCCTTGCCATTCCTCTCGATGGCTCAATGCCGGTGACCCACACGTCTGCCTTCATTCAAG gTCTTTCTCGTTCTAGAGTCAATCACACAGCGAGATTGGGTCACAGAGTTCAAGAGGGCTACAG GTGGAAAAGAGGAGTAGACGCAGCCACAGTCCAATCAGATCATTCCAAGCTCCAA CCCCCACTCAGTGTGTCGGAGTTGGATCCACCGTCCAGTCTCCATCAGTCACAGTGGTTTATGGGTCATAAAGAGGAAGTTCACCCTACCGATATCACCAGTCTTCCCATGAGGTATCCTGCGTGGCTACAGCGCTGCAAGCTTTACAAGCAGCACTCTGAATCAAACCACTGGGAAG GAACTCCTCCGTCTGGGATGAGGAGAGCAGGGATGGGTGAAACTTCATCCTGGGTCATGCATCCGGACAAGTGTGACTCTGTTGACATGTGTGCACTG TCACAGCACCAGAAGACTCTCAGAGATTTGAGACTGAGCCTGGCTGAACAGATTTATCTGCTCGCTACTGAGAAGCAATGTTCCCCTATCAAGGAGTCACTGCTCCGAG ACAACAAACTGGAGCGTCTGATAGATAAGGCAGATCAAGTGTTGAACACTCTGTCTCAGACTTCTGGATTTGCAGACACTATTCTCGATCAAG GTAGCAGAGTTGTTGACCGCCCTGTTGACGCCACAGAGCCTCTCCATTGTTACTCCACTCT GGAAGCAGCTGTAGCTGCAGCAGCCCCCGCTGGCCCTCGGACAGACTCAGGATCATTG GAGGAGGATGTAACCCGTGACCGGAAGCAGCCTGGTCCACTAGAAGCTCTCAAACAGATGATGTTTCGACTACAAGCCGTGGAGGCCGAACTTCAAAGACAGAGTCCGACATCAACTGTCAGTGATGCACGACCTCCGGGGCAGAAG aaagGTGAAAGTAAAGCTAAGATGAAGAGATTGGATGAGGGGCCTTTACTTCAGAG CACTCTACGTGACCTGAATCAAATGAAGCTGCGGGAAGTCAAGCCTAAACTGAAACCTGGTAACAAGGAGGAAGAAAATGACCCAGATGAAGGACACTGTTCTTCTCTATCTGCTGACGGATTCACATGTGAGGGAACTAAAAGTGAACTCAGCTTTACGCCAAGCAATCACCGTTGCCCCAGATGA
- the c1h18orf54 gene encoding lung adenoma susceptibility protein 2 isoform X3, producing the protein MEPDGSAVEVLSPESTVTTLFSNTGHLRSTLVPHLNSTIRYNEKDYDSASAVLDAYIADFQWSCQNSESFTGSLILPETPSSTPTKLSRRTPRRQDVLKERLTATELDFLNLPVSSLHHRSNRDRHSMTTDELLAIPLDGSMPVTHTSAFIQGLSRSRVNHTARLGHRVQEGYRWKRGVDAATVQSDHSKLQPPLSVSELDPPSSLHQSQWFMGHKEEVHPTDITSLPMRYPAWLQRCKLYKQHSESNHWEGTPPSGMRRAGMGETSSWVMHPDKCDSVDMCALSQHQKTLRDLRLSLAEQIYLLATEKQCSPIKESLLRDNKLERLIDKADQVLNTLSQTSGFADTILDQGSRVVDRPVDATEPLHCYSTLREAAVAAAAPAGPRTDSGSLEEDVTRDRKQPGPLEALKQMMFRLQAVEAELQRQSPTSTVSDARPPGQKKGESKAKMKRLDEGPLLQSTLRDLNQMKLREVKPKLKPGNKEEENDPDEGHCSSLSADGFTCEGTKSELSFTPSNHRCPR; encoded by the exons ATGGAACCTGATGGATCTGCTGTTGAAGTGCTCTCTCCCGAATCAACAGTCACGACCTTGTTCTCGAACACTGGACACCTGAGGAGCACTCTGGTGCCTCACCTCAACAGTACCATCAGATACAATGAGAAG GACTATGATTCTGCTTCCGCAGTGTTGGACGCATACATTGCGGATTTTCAATGGAGTTGTCAGAACAGCGAATCTTTTACAGGTTCGTTGATTCTACCAGAAACTCCATCCTCAACCCCGACTAAACTGAGTAGGCGCACACCTAGAAGACAAGATG TTCTGAAGGAGCGGTTGACTGCCACGGAGTTGGATTTCCTGAACCTCCCTGTCAGTTCTTTGCATCACAGAAGCAACAGAGACAGACACTCAATGACGACTGATGAACTCCTTGCCATTCCTCTCGATGGCTCAATGCCGGTGACCCACACGTCTGCCTTCATTCAAG gTCTTTCTCGTTCTAGAGTCAATCACACAGCGAGATTGGGTCACAGAGTTCAAGAGGGCTACAG GTGGAAAAGAGGAGTAGACGCAGCCACAGTCCAATCAGATCATTCCAAGCTCCAA CCCCCACTCAGTGTGTCGGAGTTGGATCCACCGTCCAGTCTCCATCAGTCACAGTGGTTTATGGGTCATAAAGAGGAAGTTCACCCTACCGATATCACCAGTCTTCCCATGAGGTATCCTGCGTGGCTACAGCGCTGCAAGCTTTACAAGCAGCACTCTGAATCAAACCACTGGGAAG GAACTCCTCCGTCTGGGATGAGGAGAGCAGGGATGGGTGAAACTTCATCCTGGGTCATGCATCCGGACAAGTGTGACTCTGTTGACATGTGTGCACTG TCACAGCACCAGAAGACTCTCAGAGATTTGAGACTGAGCCTGGCTGAACAGATTTATCTGCTCGCTACTGAGAAGCAATGTTCCCCTATCAAGGAGTCACTGCTCCGAG ACAACAAACTGGAGCGTCTGATAGATAAGGCAGATCAAGTGTTGAACACTCTGTCTCAGACTTCTGGATTTGCAGACACTATTCTCGATCAAG GTAGCAGAGTTGTTGACCGCCCTGTTGACGCCACAGAGCCTCTCCATTGTTACTCCACTCT CAGGGAAGCAGCTGTAGCTGCAGCAGCCCCCGCTGGCCCTCGGACAGACTCAGGATCATTG GAGGAGGATGTAACCCGTGACCGGAAGCAGCCTGGTCCACTAGAAGCTCTCAAACAGATGATGTTTCGACTACAAGCCGTGGAGGCCGAACTTCAAAGACAGAGTCCGACATCAACTGTCAGTGATGCACGACCTCCGGGGCAGAAG aaagGTGAAAGTAAAGCTAAGATGAAGAGATTGGATGAGGGGCCTTTACTTCAGAG CACTCTACGTGACCTGAATCAAATGAAGCTGCGGGAAGTCAAGCCTAAACTGAAACCTGGTAACAAGGAGGAAGAAAATGACCCAGATGAAGGACACTGTTCTTCTCTATCTGCTGACGGATTCACATGTGAGGGAACTAAAAGTGAACTCAGCTTTACGCCAAGCAATCACCGTTGCCCCAGATGA
- the c1h18orf54 gene encoding lung adenoma susceptibility protein 2 isoform X4 has translation MTTDELLAIPLDGSMPVTHTSAFIQGLSRSRVNHTARLGHRVQEGYRWKRGVDAATVQSDHSKLQPPLSVSELDPPSSLHQSQWFMGHKEEVHPTDITSLPMRYPAWLQRCKLYKQHSESNHWEGTPPSGMRRAGMGETSSWVMHPDKCDSVDMCALSQHQKTLRDLRLSLAEQIYLLATEKQCSPIKESLLRDNKLERLIDKADQVLNTLSQTSGFADTILDQGSRVVDRPVDATEPLHCYSTLREAAVAAAAPAGPRTDSGSLEEDVTRDRKQPGPLEALKQMMFRLQAVEAELQRQSPTSTVSDARPPGQKKGESKAKMKRLDEGPLLQSTLRDLNQMKLREVKPKLKPGNKEEENDPDEGHCSSLSADGFTCEGTKSELSFTPSNHRCPR, from the exons ATGACGACTGATGAACTCCTTGCCATTCCTCTCGATGGCTCAATGCCGGTGACCCACACGTCTGCCTTCATTCAAG gTCTTTCTCGTTCTAGAGTCAATCACACAGCGAGATTGGGTCACAGAGTTCAAGAGGGCTACAG GTGGAAAAGAGGAGTAGACGCAGCCACAGTCCAATCAGATCATTCCAAGCTCCAA CCCCCACTCAGTGTGTCGGAGTTGGATCCACCGTCCAGTCTCCATCAGTCACAGTGGTTTATGGGTCATAAAGAGGAAGTTCACCCTACCGATATCACCAGTCTTCCCATGAGGTATCCTGCGTGGCTACAGCGCTGCAAGCTTTACAAGCAGCACTCTGAATCAAACCACTGGGAAG GAACTCCTCCGTCTGGGATGAGGAGAGCAGGGATGGGTGAAACTTCATCCTGGGTCATGCATCCGGACAAGTGTGACTCTGTTGACATGTGTGCACTG TCACAGCACCAGAAGACTCTCAGAGATTTGAGACTGAGCCTGGCTGAACAGATTTATCTGCTCGCTACTGAGAAGCAATGTTCCCCTATCAAGGAGTCACTGCTCCGAG ACAACAAACTGGAGCGTCTGATAGATAAGGCAGATCAAGTGTTGAACACTCTGTCTCAGACTTCTGGATTTGCAGACACTATTCTCGATCAAG GTAGCAGAGTTGTTGACCGCCCTGTTGACGCCACAGAGCCTCTCCATTGTTACTCCACTCT CAGGGAAGCAGCTGTAGCTGCAGCAGCCCCCGCTGGCCCTCGGACAGACTCAGGATCATTG GAGGAGGATGTAACCCGTGACCGGAAGCAGCCTGGTCCACTAGAAGCTCTCAAACAGATGATGTTTCGACTACAAGCCGTGGAGGCCGAACTTCAAAGACAGAGTCCGACATCAACTGTCAGTGATGCACGACCTCCGGGGCAGAAG aaagGTGAAAGTAAAGCTAAGATGAAGAGATTGGATGAGGGGCCTTTACTTCAGAG CACTCTACGTGACCTGAATCAAATGAAGCTGCGGGAAGTCAAGCCTAAACTGAAACCTGGTAACAAGGAGGAAGAAAATGACCCAGATGAAGGACACTGTTCTTCTCTATCTGCTGACGGATTCACATGTGAGGGAACTAAAAGTGAACTCAGCTTTACGCCAAGCAATCACCGTTGCCCCAGATGA
- the LOC128747551 gene encoding sperm-associated antigen 16 protein, translated as MSVKTEHGGAGFEQEAISERDFSIKDENFRETKRKAAGSAFQIKPASSKQEIVLTTPEAVDDFLKNFLWRVGMSRTLDRFETEWYTSALHRLARNLLVTPAAGGFCYIPDAVTHRQLLEAELKTVREETAELRKEVLAAGASLRKMQKERDYHRLQFQRVFVSKHKLMEDVKTLKIHLKSYEPVLKKMDDKYQSALRNKILLTLDEDRIKNRYWHPTLHRRDKGATRGARAKTAKTHGDTEGPATDANQDQVAVLKGSGFFSRLRSITAHKFPVNGITLHPKHLILASVSDDCSWSLWRLPTSPRKEGELLQTGHGHLEWLSSCSFHPDGSKLATTSGDATVKLWDVALGNSLLTLSGHTHPVWGCSFRFCGNFLASCSTDRTAKLWDLNSQRCRLTMRHHTCTVNTVRFVPSSNTLLTCSADKTLALWDVRMGTCTTIFQGHQYPCNHAALGPPGGLMASCDTHGFIYLWDIRKPETALKTVDTGPAGASQVAFNPSGEMLAVASKDCLVRLVDVESSSVSTLSGHKDSVQSVIFDHKGEKVLSSGSDGLINMWM; from the exons ATGTCTGTGAAAACAGAGCACGGAGGAGCGGGGTTTGAGCAGGAGGCCatctcagagagagacttttcTATTAAGGATGAGAACTTCCGAGAGACGAAGAGAAAAGCAGCCGGCTCGGCTTTCCAAATCAAACCGGCGTCGTCCAAGCAGGAGATCGTCCTGACCACCCCTGAAGCGGTCGACGACTTTCTGAAGAACTTCCTGTGGAGGGTCGGGATGAGCCGGACACTGGACCGCTTTGAGACGGAATGGTACACCTCCGCGCTCCATCGTCTTGCCAGAAACCTTTTGGTTACTCCAGCGGCAGGTGGCTTCTGCTACATCCCGGATGCCGTCACTCACCGGCAGCTGCTTGAGGCAGAGCTGAAGACCGTGAGGGAGGAGACCGCGGAGCTCCGGAAGGAGGTGCTGGCAGCGGGGGCCAGCCTGAGGAAGATGCAGAAGGAGCGGGACTACCACCGGCTGCAGTTCCAGCGTGTCTTCGTCAGCAAACACAAACTGATGGAAGACGTAAAGACGCTGAAGATACACCTGAAGTCCTACGAACCCGTGCTGAAGAAGATGGACGACAAATACCAGTCAGCGCTGCGGAACAAAATCCTGCTGACACTGGACGAGGACAGGATCAAGAACAGATACTGGCACCCGACTCTCCACAGGAGAGACAAGGGCGCCACTCGCGGAGCTCGAGCCAAGACCGCAAAGACTCACGGCGACACGGAGGGCCCAGCCACCGACGCGAACCAGGACCAGGTGGCTGTCCTGAAGGGCTCGGGCTTCTTCAGTAGACTACGTTCCATCACTGCTCACAAGTTCCCAGTCAACGGCATCACTCTGCACCCCAAGCATCTGATCCTGGCCTCCGTCAGTGATGACTGCAGCTGGAGTCTGTGGAGGCTTCCCACCTCCCCAAGGAAG gagggagagctgttGCAGACAGGTCATGGCCATTTGGAGTGGTTGTCCAGCTGCAGCTTTCATCCTGATGGCTCAAAACTGGCGACAACAAGTGGAGACGCAACC GTGAAGCTCTGGGATGTTGCTTTAGGAAACTCCTTGTTGACTCTGTCTGGACACACGCACCCAGTCTGGGGCTGTTCCTTCCGCTTCTGCGGCAACTTCCTGGCATCCTGCTCCACCGACAGAACTGCCAAGCTGTGGGACTTGAACAGTCAGCGCTGTCGCCTGACAATGCGTCACCACACCTGCACTGTCAATACTGTCCGCTTCGTACCGTCCTCCAACACCCTCCTTACCTGTTCAGCGGATAAGACTCTGGCGCTGTGGGATGTCAGGATGGGCACATGCACCACCATCTTTCAAGGTCACCAGTATCCCTGCAACCATGCTGCTTTAGGTCCACCAGGAGGACTGATGGCCTCATGTGACACTCATGGCTTCATCTACCTGTGGGACATCAGGAAGCCAGAGACTGCACTGAAGACAGTGGACACGGGGCCAGCAGGGGCAAGCCAGGTGGCATTTAATCCCTCAGGGGAGATGCTGGCAGTGGCCAGTAAAGACTGTCTGGTCAGGTTGGTGGATGTGGAGTCCAGCTCAGTGAGCACCTTGTCAGGACACAAGGATAGCGTCCAGAGTGTGATCTTTGACCACAAGGGGGAGAAGGTGTTGTCATCTGGGTCCGATGGGTTGATCAACATGTGGATGTGA
- the wdr91 gene encoding WD repeat-containing protein 91 yields the protein MGTAVERTDEHVREYLIYRGFTSTLKHLDSEIKADKEKGFRVDKIIDQLLHFIQSFDLNGLKEYWLYLDRRLFSRLEDIYRSTVNKLRTSLYRYYVINTVQRGNMEKTQEFFQKQALELQGQTEWRDWFILPFIPVPEQNPAFSPYFSRQWSDTFLVSLHNFLSVLFQCMPQPVLLSFDAEVQRSTSLTEENEQLRQKLFALQLENQDPLDGDEKNHHKLPLYVQNMDRLGDTELDLVTSQRVVSAATTPSRNFFSTFLPQGRRTPGKSVQVAAGASPNQATVGRKELTPNQGARSKDTVQTKELKSSSSLELSSSSPQTNLQAHSRHKKIQDHEKERKELLSKPNQVSERKADPVEVDLSSENTVEAHDSTSSVSRAAGEGGSLSVEQPFIKLSQEEYGEHHSSIMHCRVDCSGRRVASLDVDGVIKVWSFNPIMQTKATIMSKSPLLSLEWATKPDRLLLLGSGAGTVRLYDTDAKKNLYEMNIDESHPRILSLAWSPSGSSFVCSAAALGVESTPRLPLPVSGRLLLWDTKTVKQQLQFSLEPEPVAINCTAFNHNGNLLVTGAADGVIRLFDMQQYESAMSWRAHDGEVYSVEFSYDENTVFSIGEDGKFIQWNIHRCGVKQAEQVVSRDATGPFVLSGYSGYKQVQVPRGRLFAFDSEGQHVLTCSGTGGVIYRLTNKEPALESVLSLGGHKAPVVTVDWCSAVDCGTCLTASMDGKIKLSTLLAQKS from the exons ATGGGAACTGCAGTGGAACGGACCGACGAGCATGTGAGAGAGTATCTGATTTATCGAGGCTTCACTAGCACCCTGAAGCACTTGGACAGTGAGATCAAAGCAGACAAGGAGAAAGGCTTCAGG gtgGATAAAATCATCGATCAGCTTCTGCATTTCATCCAGAGCTTTGATCTGAATGGTCTCAAGGAGTACTGGCTATATTTGGATCGACGCCTTTTCAGTAGGCTGGAGGACATTTACCGGTCAACAGTCAACAAACTGAGAACCAGCTTGTATCGGTACTATGTCATCAACACAGTTCAG aGAGGAAACATGGAGAAGACTCAGGAGTTCTTCCAAAAGCAGGCACTGGAGCTGCAGGGTCAGACAGAATGGCGCGATTGGTTCATCCTGCCATTCATTCCAGTCCCTGAGCAGAACCCTGCCTTCTCCCCGTATTTCTCCCGTCAGTGGTCTGATACCTTCTTGGTTTCCTTGcacaacttcctgtctgtgctCTTCCAGTGTATG CCTCAGCCAGTTCTGCTCAGTTTTGATGCTGAAGTCCAGAGGTCGACCAGCCTGACCGAAGAAAACGAACAGCTGCGCCAGAAG CTCTTCGCCCTGCAGCTGGAGAACCAAGACCCATTGGACGGAGATGAGAAGAATCACCACAAGCTGCCGCTGTACGTCCAGAACATGGATCGACTGGGAGACACTGAGCT GGATTTGGTGACAAGTCAGCGTGTGGTCAGCGCTGCCACAACTCCCTCGCGAAATTTCTTCTCTACGTTCTTACCGCAAGGTCGGCGTACACCCGGGAAATCGGTTCAAGTTGCAGCCGGAGCATCACCAAATCAGGCAACAGTTGGAAGGAAGGAATTGACACCTAACCAG gGTGCAAGGTCAAAAGACACAGTACAGACGAAGGAATTAAAATCTTCCTCCAGTCTGGAGCTATCAAGCTCCTCACCTCAAACAAACCTGCAGGCACATTCCAGACACAAGAAGATTCAGGACCATGAGAAAGAGAGGAAAGAACTTCTATCCAAACCAAATCAG GTGTCTGAGAGAAAAGCAGATCCGGTGGAGGTGGACCTTTCCTCAGAGAATACGGTCGAAGCGCACGACTCCACCTCCTCCgtcagcagagcagcaggagagggaggaagTCTCTCTGTGGAACAGCCTTTTATCAAACTCAGCCAGGAAGAATATGGAGAACACCACTCTTCTATAATGCACTGCAG GGTTGATTGCTCCGGACGCCGAGTTGCCAGTTTGGATGTTGACGGTGTTATTAAG GTGTGGTCCTTCAATCCCATAATGCAAACCAAAGCCACCATCATGTCCAAATCTCCGCTGCTGTCGCTGGAGTGGGCCACCAAACCAGACCGCCTG ctCTTGCTTGGCAGTGGTGCTGGGACTGTGCGACTGTACGATACTGACGCCAAGAAGAATCTGTATGAGATGAACATTGATGAGTCTCATCCACG GATTCTGTCTCTGGCTTGGAGTCCCAGTGGTTCATCATTCGTCTGCTCCGCTGCGGCTCTCGGCGTCGAGTCCACTCCACGACTTCCTCTTCCAGTTTCAGGGCGCCTGCTGCTCTGGGACACCAAAACTGTCAAACAACAG CTGCAGTTCTCATTGGAACCTGAGCCAGTTGCTATTAACTGCACAGCCTTCAACCACAATGGGAACCTGCTGGTGACTGGAGCTGCTGATGGAGTCATCAGATTGTTTG ATATGCAGCAGTACGAGAGCGCAATGAGCTGGAGAGCTCACGACGGAGAAGTCTACAGCGTGGAGTTCAGCTATGATGAAAACACAGTCTTCAGTATCGGGGAAGATGGCAAG TTCATACAGTGGAACATTCATCGATGTGGAGTGAAACAGGCAGAGCAGGTCGTATCCCGGGACGCAACAGGACCCTTCGTCTTGTCAGGATATAGCGGATACAAACAG GTTCAGGTCCCCAGAGGTCGACTTTTTGCATTTGACTCTGAAGGACAGCATGTTCTGACATGTTCAGGCACGGGAGGAGTCATTTACCGG TTGACAAATAAGGAACCAGCTCTGGAGAGTGTGTTGTCTCTAGGCGGACACAAAGCCCCGGTGGTTACAGTCGATTGGTGCTCAGCAGTCGACTGTGGTACCTGTCTGACTGCCTCCATGGATGGAAAGATCAAACTGAGCACGCTCCTGGCACAGAAGTCATGA
- the ccdc82 gene encoding coiled-coil domain-containing protein 82, which produces MESLYKRKMFASMRKTKVDASKKRQIGLPASILDDSDEGSFSSSSTSGSQSDFQSSPEEDSDQEDREGSESGATSSDDSRSVTRRKRSFLGGDDSSSSSTEEDDDDDEEEEDGAHKKGVSQPKRSVAPKKRSRVQRQEDSDSEHADEKRRDEEEKAKRRQRHNKLLALSRRMKARVPNRRRSRPKQETGDDEESKDAEEEAREDVGKNGSKKVADQDGGEDEEGSEDEKGKE; this is translated from the exons ATGGAGAGTTTGTACAAACGGAAAATGTTCGCGTCTATGCGAAAAACGAAAGTCGATGCGTCCAAGAAGCGTCAAATCGGCCTGCCTGCGTCCATCCTCGACGACAGTGACGAAGGTTCCttctcgtcctcctccacctctggaTCCCAGTCCGACTTCCAGAGCTCTCCAGAGGAAGACAGCGACCAGGAGGACCGGGAAGGGAGCGAATCGGGTGCGACATCCAGTGACGACAGTCGCTCCGTGACTCGCAGAAAGCGCTCGTTCCTGGGCGGCGATGACAGCTCCTCGTCCTCCACAGAGGAggatgacgacgacgatgaggaggaagaagacggGGCGCATAAGAAGGGGGTGAGTCAACCAAAGAGGAGCGTCGCCCCGAAGAAGCGCAGTAGGGTTCAGCGACAGGAAGACTCAGATTCTGAACATGCTGATGAGAAGCggagagacgaggaggagaaggcCAAAAGGCGACAGAGACACAACAAACTGCTGGCGCTGTCACGGAGGATGAAGGCCCGGGTCCCGAACCGGCGGAGGAGCCGCCCCAAGCAG gaaacgggtgatgatgaagagtccAAAGACGCTGAGGAGGAAGCCAGAGAAGATGTTGGAAAGAATGGCAGCAAGAAAGTGGCAGACCAAGACGGTGGGGAAGATGAGGAGGGAAGTGAGGACGAGAAGGGGAAGGAATAG